The Pricia mediterranea genome includes a window with the following:
- a CDS encoding M48 family metalloprotease has translation MRRGNWKIRILIGLAIVAFAYVQRCSNKEENPYTGRSQTITMDADQEIAIGLQSTPEIAQQYGGLYPDEELQGYIDKIGNKLVQNSIARETPYQYDFHLLADEQTVNAFALPGGPVFITYALFKELNEAQLAGVLGHEIGHVIGRHSAERIADSEFWQTVSTGASVGADMGGVVAGIGQNTLLKNGRGDELESDDLGVLFMMQSGYDPEEMIKVMEILDAASGGGDRVPEFQSTHPDPGNRIERIRESIEKYRIGEGVLKVER, from the coding sequence ATGCGCAGGGGGAACTGGAAAATTCGGATATTGATCGGCCTGGCCATCGTGGCCTTCGCCTACGTACAACGCTGTAGCAACAAAGAGGAAAATCCCTATACCGGACGCTCCCAGACCATCACTATGGATGCCGACCAAGAAATCGCTATCGGCCTTCAAAGTACCCCGGAAATCGCCCAGCAGTACGGGGGCCTTTACCCCGATGAAGAACTACAGGGCTACATCGACAAGATCGGCAACAAACTGGTACAGAACAGTATCGCCAGGGAAACCCCCTATCAATACGACTTCCACCTACTCGCCGACGAGCAGACCGTCAATGCTTTCGCGCTACCGGGCGGTCCGGTCTTCATCACCTACGCCCTGTTCAAGGAGCTGAACGAGGCGCAATTGGCCGGGGTGCTGGGCCATGAAATCGGACATGTCATCGGCAGACACTCCGCCGAACGTATTGCGGACAGCGAGTTTTGGCAGACCGTTTCCACGGGAGCGTCGGTCGGGGCCGATATGGGCGGGGTCGTGGCCGGAATCGGTCAAAATACCCTTTTAAAAAACGGACGCGGTGACGAACTTGAAAGCGACGACCTCGGGGTGCTCTTTATGATGCAATCCGGCTACGACCCCGAAGAAATGATCAAGGTCATGGAAATTCTGGACGCCGCCTCCGGCGGTGGGGACCGGGTACCGGAATTTCAGAGTACCCACCCCGACCCCGGCAACCGCATCGAGCGGATTCGGGAGTCCATAGAGAAATACCGAATCGGGGAAGGGGTGCTAAAAGTGGAACGTTAA
- a CDS encoding M15 family metallopeptidase: MQRRSFLQKTGLTGLALTALPQLAISQAYDYSILELMGKADIELFGDGFQLKKAAHDAFVAMKKAAYSDGIDLKPVSSYRSFERQRSIFERKFLRYTDDQGMEPLAAIDKIVEYSTVPGTSRHHWGTDIDIVDGYRKVEGDVLVPSKFAEGEPYADFKKWMDENSKSYDFHLVYTDTPGRRGFKYEPWHYTYAPISIPMLEEFRRKNIMLLLENEEFIGSDHFTEGFLRNYIQDNILDINTDLL; encoded by the coding sequence ATGCAAAGACGATCCTTCCTGCAGAAAACCGGCCTTACCGGGCTGGCCTTGACCGCCCTGCCGCAGCTGGCTATTTCCCAAGCCTACGACTACTCCATCTTGGAATTGATGGGCAAGGCCGATATCGAACTGTTCGGCGACGGGTTTCAGTTGAAAAAAGCGGCCCACGATGCATTCGTCGCCATGAAAAAGGCGGCCTACAGCGACGGAATCGACCTAAAGCCGGTATCGAGCTACCGCAGTTTCGAACGGCAGCGCTCCATATTTGAACGTAAATTCCTTCGCTATACCGACGACCAGGGCATGGAGCCCCTGGCGGCTATAGACAAGATCGTCGAATACTCCACCGTCCCCGGTACGAGCCGGCACCATTGGGGTACCGATATCGATATCGTCGATGGCTACCGCAAGGTCGAAGGCGATGTGTTGGTCCCCTCTAAATTTGCCGAGGGCGAACCCTATGCGGATTTCAAAAAATGGATGGATGAAAACTCCAAGTCCTACGATTTCCATCTGGTCTATACCGACACCCCCGGACGCCGCGGTTTTAAATACGAACCCTGGCACTATACCTACGCCCCCATCTCCATCCCCATGCTGGAGGAATTCCGCAGAAAGAATATTATGCTGCTTCTAGAAAATGAGGAGTTTATCGGGAGCGACCACTTCACCGAAGGTTTTTTGAGAAACTACATCCAAGATAATATTCTGGACATCAACACCGACTTACTATAA
- a CDS encoding gliding motility-associated C-terminal domain-containing protein — translation MKEKIIILFLLFGAGLRAQTALQNTGNLRIHENGQMGFHTDLVNDGLFDENMGLVGFYGNSEITVSGALNPSFFDAEFVTQKGVTLNNTVNILNNANFVTGDVSSPKSNPNISLNFPKNGFHSGASDISKVNGYASVSDKQSFTFPVGDDTYFRPLILKSQNVNPVARCAYFFENPNTPSTFDTSFSTSARPVDVSSVSTLEFWVLEGSEPSTVELSWNERSAIGSLTEDISEVVLVGWSKASNTWEHLGGPASVGDLFQGVAVSDSFVPNDYAAITFAASAEPRDYLELDDYLVTPNGDNVNDFLEIPQLDQSPNNHMKIYDRNGSKVFDQVNYTNEFNGFSNVDNFVIARDEGLPSGVYFYIVSMEDVGLTFQGFLYLAND, via the coding sequence ATGAAAGAAAAAATTATCATCCTATTCCTTCTTTTCGGCGCGGGCCTCCGGGCCCAGACCGCCCTGCAGAATACCGGCAACCTACGGATTCATGAAAACGGGCAGATGGGCTTCCATACCGACTTGGTCAACGACGGGCTTTTTGATGAAAACATGGGACTGGTCGGATTCTACGGAAATTCGGAGATTACGGTTTCCGGAGCGCTTAATCCATCCTTTTTTGATGCGGAATTCGTGACCCAGAAAGGGGTTACTTTAAACAATACGGTGAACATCCTCAACAATGCCAACTTCGTGACGGGCGATGTTTCCTCCCCAAAATCCAATCCCAATATCAGCCTAAACTTCCCCAAGAATGGGTTTCATTCCGGGGCTAGTGATATCAGTAAGGTGAACGGCTATGCCAGCGTATCCGACAAGCAGAGTTTTACGTTTCCCGTGGGCGATGACACCTATTTTCGTCCCTTAATATTAAAATCCCAAAACGTCAATCCCGTTGCCCGCTGCGCCTATTTCTTCGAAAACCCGAATACCCCCAGCACCTTCGACACCTCGTTCAGCACCAGCGCCCGGCCCGTCGATGTCAGCAGTGTCAGCACCCTCGAATTCTGGGTGTTGGAGGGGTCGGAACCTTCTACTGTGGAGCTCAGCTGGAACGAACGCAGCGCTATCGGCAGCCTGACCGAAGACATTTCCGAAGTTGTATTGGTCGGTTGGAGCAAAGCAAGCAATACATGGGAACACCTCGGTGGCCCCGCTTCTGTGGGAGACCTTTTCCAAGGGGTCGCGGTTTCCGACAGTTTTGTTCCCAATGATTATGCGGCGATCACCTTTGCAGCATCCGCAGAACCACGGGATTACTTGGAGCTTGACGATTACCTTGTCACCCCGAACGGCGACAACGTCAACGATTTTTTGGAAATCCCCCAACTGGACCAGTCCCCCAACAACCACATGAAGATCTACGATCGCAACGGCTCCAAGGTATTCGACCAAGTCAACTACACCAATGAATTCAACGGGTTTTCAAATGTCGATAATTTCGTCATCGCCCGAGACGAAGGCCTCCCCTCCGGGGTCTATTTCTACATCGTCTCCATGGAAGATGTCGGACTTACCTTTCAAGGATTTCTATATTTAGCCAATGACTAG
- a CDS encoding bZIP transcription factor, producing MRTRTTYCGLFIALLIGNFALAQVKIGDNPETIDPASVLELESSERVLVITRVDSVQMANIVPNRGALVYNTSADCIFYYDGSAWINLCGGGGTGTVPENSIGTQQIINGSINGVDIQNGSIGRGKLQNNSVDRTKLAQNSVGPFAIDNDSIDLADFNNNLLDLSDFNNTTGFIRNSDIGELRLAVEANTTANTQDEDSSPTNEIQTLGLSGTTIQIDRGNTIDLSPILSDGGTDDQTLDLTGSVLEIEDGNSVNFGPLLESSAGDPTSIASTTTVTVSGTGSSDDPYELTAVGGGGGGNGDPTTIASTTTVTVSGTGTSDDPYQLTAVGGSGEGDPTLIASTASITVTGTGSATDPYELTAVGGDGEDNQTAAEVPFAPYLTLNSNDVQAAVQELKDELDNLGPTGGGSNQNLNQVLTQGNNGGTALIKNIGNPVEDQDAATKSYVDGAIASGGADLNNGNILVGDTSNAAQPVTMSGDATINNLGELTIVEDAITLEKLNQMGATDGQVLKWNGSAWAPAADAGGTTYTGGAGITLDGSVFNADDLAGEVTGPTSATVIAANAVTSAKIDNATILAEDLADMGAENEQVLKWNGSAWAPAADAGGTTYTGGAGITLDGSVFNADDLAGEVTGPTSATVIAANAVTSAKIDNATILAEDLADMGAENEQVLKWNGSAWAPAADAGGTTYTGGAGITLDGSVFNADDLAGEVTGPTSATVIAANAVTSAKIDNATILAEDLADMGAENEQVLKWNGSAWAPAADAGGTTYTGGAGITLDGSVFNADDLAGEVTGPTSATVIAANAVTSAKIDNATILAEDLADMGAENEQVLKWNGSAWAPAADAGGTTYTGGAGITLDGSVFNADDLAGEVTGPTSATVIAANAVTSAKIDNATILAEDLADMGAENEQVLKWNGSAWAPAADAGGTTYTGGAGITLDGSVFNADDLAGEVTGPTSATVIAANAVTSAKIDNATILAEDLADMGAENEQVLKWNGSAWAPAADAGGTTTLTSSDGSINISNTGTNYNLSVTEISGGPDGIIAENSITQGDIDTDAVGSGELINDSVGESELKDDAVTIDKIADASILDIHIVGGISGAKITPNFGGQDINTIGDINGGSISADGDITATGSLSVTGNVEAGSVSVGGSPTHPDYVFQKYFLGNSEIKTDYAFKSLKDIEAFVRKHHHLPGVKSATEVKEDGFWNLSESNLQNLEKIEELFLHTIEQEKKIEQLQSEKETLSEEVQMLRRDLDEIKTLLEKME from the coding sequence ATGAGAACACGAACTACATATTGCGGGCTTTTTATCGCCCTACTTATCGGAAATTTTGCCTTGGCCCAGGTAAAGATCGGCGATAACCCCGAGACCATCGATCCGGCTTCGGTGCTGGAGCTCGAAAGTTCGGAACGGGTGCTGGTCATCACGCGGGTGGACTCGGTACAGATGGCCAATATAGTTCCCAACCGCGGGGCCCTGGTCTATAATACCTCGGCGGACTGTATTTTTTACTACGATGGCTCGGCCTGGATCAACCTCTGCGGGGGCGGCGGTACAGGAACGGTGCCCGAGAACAGCATCGGCACCCAACAGATCATCAATGGAAGCATCAATGGGGTGGATATACAAAACGGATCCATCGGAAGGGGCAAGCTCCAGAACAACTCAGTGGACCGGACCAAGTTAGCCCAAAACTCCGTAGGTCCTTTCGCCATCGACAACGACAGCATCGATCTGGCGGATTTCAACAACAACCTTCTCGACCTGTCCGATTTCAACAACACCACCGGCTTTATCCGCAATTCGGATATCGGGGAACTGCGGTTGGCGGTGGAGGCGAATACCACGGCAAATACACAAGATGAAGATTCGAGTCCGACTAACGAAATCCAGACCTTGGGCCTGTCGGGTACCACCATCCAGATCGATCGGGGAAACACGATCGATCTGTCGCCTATTTTAAGTGATGGGGGCACCGATGACCAAACTCTGGACCTTACGGGAAGTGTTCTCGAAATTGAGGATGGTAATTCAGTGAATTTTGGCCCATTGCTTGAAAGTTCCGCGGGTGACCCTACCTCGATTGCATCAACCACTACAGTTACCGTGTCAGGCACCGGAAGCTCCGATGATCCCTACGAACTCACTGCGGTAGGTGGAGGCGGGGGTGGTAACGGAGATCCGACCACCATTGCCTCGACAACCACGGTAACTGTATCCGGTACCGGAACGTCGGACGACCCCTATCAACTTACGGCGGTAGGCGGTAGCGGCGAGGGAGATCCGACCTTGATAGCCTCGACAGCAAGCATTACCGTAACAGGAACAGGAAGTGCAACTGATCCTTATGAGCTAACTGCGGTGGGTGGTGATGGAGAAGATAACCAAACTGCTGCCGAAGTGCCATTCGCTCCTTATTTGACATTAAATAGTAACGATGTACAAGCAGCTGTTCAAGAGCTAAAGGATGAATTGGATAATCTGGGACCTACCGGAGGGGGAAGCAACCAAAATCTGAACCAGGTTTTGACACAAGGCAATAATGGGGGCACGGCATTGATTAAAAATATAGGAAATCCTGTGGAAGACCAGGATGCAGCTACCAAATCCTATGTGGATGGTGCAATCGCTTCCGGCGGAGCAGATCTCAATAACGGTAACATTTTGGTTGGAGATACCTCCAACGCTGCCCAACCGGTAACCATGAGTGGTGATGCGACAATTAACAATTTAGGAGAATTAACAATTGTAGAGGATGCAATAACTCTAGAAAAACTTAACCAAATGGGCGCGACCGATGGCCAGGTTCTCAAATGGAACGGCAGCGCGTGGGCCCCCGCGGCCGATGCCGGGGGGACGACCTACACGGGCGGCGCGGGGATCACACTGGACGGCTCCGTCTTCAACGCGGACGACCTGGCCGGGGAGGTGACGGGCCCCACATCGGCCACGGTCATCGCCGCGAACGCCGTGACCTCCGCCAAGATAGATAACGCGACCATCCTTGCAGAGGACCTTGCCGATATGGGTGCCGAGAACGAGCAGGTCCTCAAGTGGAACGGCAGCGCGTGGGCCCCCGCGGCCGATGCCGGGGGGACGACCTACACGGGCGGCGCGGGGATCACACTGGACGGCTCCGTCTTCAACGCGGACGACCTGGCCGGGGAGGTGACGGGCCCCACATCGGCCACGGTCATCGCCGCGAACGCCGTGACCTCCGCCAAGATAGATAACGCGACCATCCTTGCAGAGGACCTTGCCGATATGGGTGCCGAGAACGAGCAGGTCCTCAAGTGGAACGGAAGCGCGTGGGCCCCCGCGGCCGATGCCGGGGGGACGACCTACACGGGCGGCGCGGGGATCACACTGGACGGCTCCGTCTTCAACGCGGACGACCTGGCCGGGGAGGTGACGGGCCCCACATCGGCCACGGTCATCGCCGCGAACGCCGTGACCTCCGCCAAGATAGATAACGCGACCATCCTTGCAGAGGACCTTGCCGATATGGGTGCCGAGAACGAGCAGGTCCTCAAATGGAACGGCAGCGCGTGGGCCCCCGCGGCCGATGCCGGGGGGACGACCTACACGGGCGGCGCGGGGATCACACTGGACGGCTCCGTCTTCAACGCTGACGACCTGGCCGGGGAGGTGACGGGCCCCACATCGGCCACGGTCATCGCCGCGAACGCCGTGACCTCCGCCAAGATAGATAACGCGACCATCCTTGCAGAGGACCTTGCCGATATGGGTGCCGAGAACGAGCAGGTCCTCAAGTGGAACGGAAGCGCGTGGGCCCCCGCGGCCGATGCCGGGGGGACGACCTACACGGGCGGCGCGGGGATCACACTGGACGGCTCCGTCTTCAACGCGGACGACCTGGCCGGGGAGGTGACGGGCCCCACATCGGCCACGGTCATCGCCGCGAACGCCGTGACCTCCGCCAAGATAGATAACGCGACCATCCTTGCAGAGGACCTTGCCGATATGGGTGCCGAGAACGAGCAGGTCCTCAAGTGGAACGGAAGCGCGTGGGCCCCCGCGGCCGATGCCGGGGGGACGACCTACACGGGCGGCGCGGGGATCACACTGGACGGCTCCGTCTTCAACGCGGACGACCTGGCCGGGGAGGTGACGGGCCCCACATCGGCCACGGTCATCGCCGCGAACGCCGTGACCTCCGCCAAGATAGATAACGCGACCATCCTTGCAGAGGACCTTGCCGATATGGGTGCCGAGAACGAGCAGGTCCTCAAATGGAACGGCAGCGCGTGGGCCCCCGCGGCCGATGCCGGCGGAACAACAACCTTAACCTCGAGTGATGGATCGATTAACATCAGTAATACAGGTACCAATTATAATTTGTCAGTAACTGAAATATCAGGTGGACCGGACGGAATAATTGCTGAAAATTCAATAACTCAAGGGGATATCGATACTGATGCAGTAGGTTCAGGGGAATTAATTAACGACTCTGTAGGCGAATCGGAATTAAAAGACGATGCAGTGACAATCGATAAAATCGCAGATGCAAGCATTCTAGATATTCATATTGTCGGAGGAATAAGCGGAGCCAAAATCACCCCGAATTTTGGTGGACAAGACATAAACACAATTGGTGATATTAATGGCGGAAGTATATCAGCTGATGGTGATATTACCGCCACGGGCAGTCTAAGTGTCACGGGAAATGTTGAGGCTGGAAGTGTGAGTGTTGGCGGTAGTCCAACCCATCCCGACTACGTCTTCCAGAAGTACTTTTTAGGCAACTCCGAAATCAAGACGGACTACGCCTTCAAATCCCTAAAAGACATCGAAGCCTTCGTTAGAAAACACCACCACCTCCCTGGCGTCAAATCCGCCACGGAGGTCAAGGAAGACGGGTTTTGGAACCTGAGCGAATCGAACCTGCAAAATCTCGAAAAAATCGAGGAACTCTTCCTCCATACTATCGAACAGGAGAAGAAAATCGAACAGTTACAATCCGAAAAAGAAACATTGTCGGAGGAAGTCCAAATGCTACGTAGGGATTTGGACGAGATTAAAACTTTGTTAGAAAAAATGGAGTAA
- a CDS encoding carboxypeptidase-like regulatory domain-containing protein — MKRIPTLIFLLFAVATVFAQDDGREILRGAVLYRNVPVPNQNVINIDTENAVISNDNGEFAIRVKVGDQLAFSAVNYQLEVVEITDAILANERLVVEVNEKVTELDEVVVSPENREKFLDVQNERFGEVEYEIDRSTEVENIAQGQMVKGMKDGINFVNIFKALAKAGKKDDTERRPRLKMSEVLRQVYEDEFFVVDLKLPQDKIDDFLYYVDETHPDYSLLLKDNEFQLLDFLVDESKAYREQMEE; from the coding sequence ATGAAGCGTATCCCTACCCTTATCTTTCTTCTTTTTGCCGTTGCCACCGTATTTGCACAAGACGATGGGCGCGAGATATTGCGTGGTGCCGTGCTCTACCGCAACGTACCGGTACCCAATCAGAACGTAATCAATATCGATACCGAAAATGCGGTCATCTCGAACGATAACGGGGAGTTTGCGATTCGGGTCAAGGTGGGAGACCAGCTGGCCTTCTCCGCAGTCAATTATCAGTTGGAAGTCGTGGAGATTACCGACGCCATTCTGGCCAATGAACGCTTGGTGGTCGAGGTGAACGAAAAGGTGACGGAGCTCGACGAGGTGGTCGTCAGTCCCGAGAATCGGGAAAAATTCCTCGATGTGCAGAATGAACGTTTTGGGGAGGTGGAATACGAGATCGACCGTTCGACGGAGGTAGAAAATATCGCCCAGGGACAAATGGTCAAGGGCATGAAAGACGGGATCAACTTCGTCAATATTTTCAAGGCCTTGGCCAAAGCCGGCAAGAAGGATGATACGGAACGACGTCCCCGACTTAAAATGAGCGAGGTACTACGGCAGGTGTATGAGGACGAATTCTTCGTGGTGGACCTGAAATTGCCGCAGGATAAGATCGACGACTTTCTCTATTACGTGGATGAGACCCACCCCGATTATTCCCTCTTGTTAAAGGATAACGAATTCCAGCTTTTGGACTTTTTGGTGGACGAGAGCAAGGCCTACCGGGAACAGATGGAGGAATGA
- a CDS encoding carboxypeptidase-like regulatory domain-containing protein, giving the protein MMEGTDHCFGDKVAELKSPVSLLAAFVICFLFFMASAQGQEVFSDKLDGRVYSDDGDVAATHVLNITSQRATITDSNGYFTIPVRLNDTLVFSAVQYKRKELPVTLSVLESKLLLVPLEEARTELDEVVVTPYNLSGDVKRDLARMDIGPVVTASTLGLPNAYVKPISKAERELYAATANPFMSLDPLINTITGRKKMLKKRVARNEKYARTERVRQFYVDSLYTTALKIPPDKVDDFLYFCEVDPAFQSLVDTHDRLAIWEFMRKKSLAYLKRND; this is encoded by the coding sequence ATGATGGAGGGTACGGACCATTGCTTTGGGGATAAGGTTGCCGAACTGAAATCCCCTGTATCACTTCTTGCCGCTTTTGTAATCTGTTTTCTGTTCTTCATGGCTTCGGCGCAGGGGCAGGAGGTATTTTCCGACAAGCTCGATGGCCGGGTCTATAGCGACGATGGAGACGTGGCCGCCACCCATGTGCTCAATATCACCTCTCAAAGGGCCACGATTACCGATAGCAACGGCTATTTTACCATTCCTGTCCGACTGAACGATACCTTGGTGTTTTCCGCCGTACAGTACAAACGCAAGGAACTGCCGGTCACTTTGAGCGTGCTCGAGAGTAAATTATTGCTGGTCCCCCTCGAAGAAGCACGCACCGAACTCGATGAGGTGGTGGTAACCCCATATAACCTTTCCGGCGATGTAAAGCGAGATCTGGCCCGGATGGATATCGGACCTGTTGTGACCGCTTCGACATTGGGACTCCCCAATGCCTACGTCAAACCTATCAGCAAGGCGGAAAGGGAGCTATATGCCGCGACCGCCAACCCGTTTATGAGTTTGGATCCCTTGATCAACACGATTACAGGTCGTAAGAAGATGTTGAAAAAACGGGTCGCACGCAATGAAAAATACGCCCGTACCGAACGGGTCCGCCAATTCTATGTCGATTCGCTCTACACGACCGCGTTAAAGATTCCCCCGGATAAAGTCGATGATTTTCTGTATTTCTGTGAAGTGGACCCCGCTTTTCAGTCCCTCGTAGATACCCATGACCGCTTGGCGATTTGGGAGTTTATGCGAAAGAAAAGTTTGGCGTACCTCAAGCGGAACGATTGA
- the purU gene encoding formyltetrahydrofolate deformylase — MKTTILIHCPDQTGIISAVTGFVHDNGGNIIYLDQHVDPQANVFFMRLESNFDVDGFKASVFEEEFEEKLARRYTMQWSMHREGKLPKMALFVSKYNHCLYDLLSRYSSGELQVEIPFVISNHDDLRPIAEQFDIPYYHISVTKGTKSEAEDQQLRLLKSHEVDFIVLARYMQIVSAKIIDQYPNKIINIHHSFLPAFAGARPYHAAFKRGVKIIGATSHYVTEDLDEGPIIAQDVTPVTHAHRIADLVTKGRDLEKIVLARAVQLHVQRKTMVYDNKTIVFY, encoded by the coding sequence TTGAAAACGACCATCCTCATTCATTGTCCCGATCAGACGGGCATTATCAGCGCCGTCACCGGATTCGTACACGACAATGGCGGCAACATCATCTATCTCGACCAGCACGTCGACCCGCAGGCCAATGTGTTCTTTATGCGCTTGGAAAGTAATTTTGACGTGGACGGATTTAAGGCTTCCGTATTCGAGGAGGAGTTCGAAGAGAAGCTAGCCCGTCGCTATACCATGCAATGGAGCATGCACCGGGAAGGCAAACTTCCTAAAATGGCGCTCTTCGTATCGAAATACAACCATTGCCTGTACGACCTGCTAAGCCGCTACAGTTCGGGAGAGCTGCAAGTCGAGATTCCCTTTGTTATCAGTAATCACGATGACCTGCGCCCGATTGCGGAGCAGTTCGATATTCCCTACTACCACATTTCCGTGACCAAAGGCACCAAAAGCGAGGCGGAGGACCAACAGCTGAGGCTGCTGAAATCGCATGAGGTGGACTTCATAGTGCTTGCGCGTTATATGCAGATTGTCAGTGCCAAGATTATCGACCAATACCCGAACAAAATCATCAACATCCACCACTCCTTTTTACCTGCCTTCGCCGGGGCCAGGCCCTATCACGCCGCGTTCAAAAGAGGGGTCAAGATCATTGGCGCGACCAGCCACTACGTCACCGAAGACCTCGATGAAGGTCCCATCATCGCCCAAGATGTCACCCCCGTTACCCACGCCCACCGTATCGCCGACCTGGTCACAAAAGGCCGCGACCTGGAAAAAATCGTATTGGCCCGGGCCGTGCAATTGCACGTACAGCGGAAGACCATGGTGTACGATAACAAGACGATCGTTTTTTATTGA
- a CDS encoding Lrp/AsnC family transcriptional regulator — MDSTIDDLNWKILECLQANARESFASIGRKVGLTPPAVAERVKKMEDLGIIEGYKAKVSHAKTGYHLKAIITLRAFMGKLKPFLALVTTLSEVVNCYRITGNENIVMEVVLKDQFHLEEFIDKLIQYGETRTHIILSNVVTSAPIGGAA, encoded by the coding sequence TTGGATTCAACTATTGATGATTTAAACTGGAAAATATTGGAATGTCTGCAGGCAAATGCCCGTGAAAGTTTTGCGAGCATCGGCCGGAAAGTAGGCCTGACGCCGCCGGCCGTAGCGGAGCGGGTAAAAAAGATGGAAGATCTCGGCATCATCGAAGGTTATAAGGCCAAAGTGTCGCACGCCAAGACGGGGTATCACCTCAAGGCGATCATAACCCTACGGGCCTTCATGGGCAAGCTAAAGCCATTTTTGGCCCTAGTGACGACTTTGAGCGAGGTGGTGAACTGTTATCGTATCACCGGAAACGAAAACATCGTGATGGAAGTAGTGCTCAAAGACCAATTTCATCTTGAGGAGTTTATCGACAAGCTCATCCAATACGGGGAGACCCGAACCCATATTATATTATCTAACGTCGTAACGAGTGCCCCGATCGGAGGGGCCGCCTAA